The DNA segment TTTTCTCTGAGTCTATGGTTAATGATGAGGGAGAGGAAATATCAACGAGAGAAATAAAAGCTATATTGAAAAAATGTATAGAAGAAGAAGATAAAAAGAAACCTCTAACCGACGATTTATTGTCGGCAGAGCTTAAAGAGCGAGGGTATGAAATAGCTCGAAGAACTGTTGCTAAATACAGGGAGCAACTAAATATTCCAGTTGCTCGATTGCGAAAAGAACTATAATATCAATCAATTAAATTATTTAAGATTATGAATTTTCCTGAAAATTTGAAGTACACAAAAGACCACGAATGGATTCGTGTAGATGGCGACATTGCTTATGTTGGTATAACTGATTATGCTCAAGATCAATTGGGTGAAATTGTTTTTGTTGACGTTGCTACTGAAGGCGAAACAATAAGCAAAGATGAGGTTTTTGGTTCTATTGAAGCGGTTAAAACT comes from the Dysgonomonadaceae bacterium PH5-43 genome and includes:
- a CDS encoding glycine cleavage system H protein (product_source=KO:K02437; cath_funfam=2.40.50.100; cog=COG0509; ko=KO:K02437; pfam=PF01597; superfamily=51230; tigrfam=TIGR00527), coding for MNFPENLKYTKDHEWIRVDGDIAYVGITDYAQDQLGEIVFVDVATEGETISKDEVFGSIEAVKTVSDLLMPVSAEVIEFNAALEDQPELVNSDAYGEGWIIKVNIQDASELDGLMSASSYQEFIG